The Brachyspira aalborgi genome has a segment encoding these proteins:
- a CDS encoding MMPL family transporter, which translates to MKKNILNKKVLLWLIFHLSVILIFLFRFDCRAKIDTNFLSIAPRFAESEDFQESIETFFIQNSSEIKIFVESENFETAKNSAIEIENYIKEKDKNIIVNLRSKNYDDILETIIKYKYQLISKEIRNLLLINEGYKVAENGIANFYSPFFIHIVDNIEDDPFFVLNSKLMEILKNNNNFETRDEINFLNYKGKFNILLNIEIPKKIENGNMIFFDELTSHLKNIEENKKVKIYISGVPIHAYYSQKSAQKEITIISLISIIIICLIFLFIFKSIKPYIISMISISLSVLTSFFLLSILFDSIHIFTFVFGTSLIGISLDYSIHFITEWYNEKDKKEVLKKILPSMSLSFITTIASYFALFLTSLSLLKQTALFSIFGLTSSFLTVIALYSFIFKNDNSILRDGILNKSKNILKGYINFFNKKYLIFLTIFVILISIISIPKLKVNFSSNQLYNPPNFLINSETEIYKRLDYSISKNIIISRGDTLEDALENEELLENYFTNYTAISKVFYSKNRQKENIKLVENNLMPLLKKQIEDLGLDNETYNKIKSKFENNKNKILNIGDLIENMSELKKLILKNNDKYFIISTTDEIETKIIENENIKIFNINAEINEALDKTARTAIKTALIAYVIIFFFMIIFLSKKHAVAIMIIQIISIFVNLSVHSIFNLSVNIFSVFALILSIGISIDYCIFFSKSKAKKEVTFLAIFLSMITTALSFGTLSFSGFIPVKSFGLFLFIGILVSFLLSPVLLKINDIID; encoded by the coding sequence ATGAAAAAAAATATTTTGAATAAAAAAGTTCTACTATGGCTAATTTTTCATTTATCCGTTATTTTAATATTTTTATTTAGATTCGATTGCAGAGCTAAAATAGACACAAATTTTTTATCGATAGCTCCAAGATTTGCAGAAAGCGAAGATTTTCAAGAGAGCATAGAAACTTTTTTTATACAAAATTCGAGCGAAATTAAAATTTTTGTAGAAAGCGAAAATTTTGAAACTGCTAAAAATTCCGCTATAGAAATAGAAAATTATATAAAAGAAAAAGATAAAAATATTATAGTTAATTTGCGCTCTAAAAATTATGACGATATTTTGGAAACAATTATAAAATATAAATATCAACTCATATCAAAAGAAATAAGAAATTTACTTTTAATTAACGAAGGCTATAAAGTCGCAGAAAACGGCATAGCAAATTTTTATTCGCCTTTTTTTATTCACATAGTAGATAATATTGAAGATGACCCTTTTTTTGTTTTAAATTCAAAATTAATGGAGATTCTTAAAAATAATAATAATTTTGAAACTAGAGACGAAATTAATTTTTTAAATTACAAAGGAAAATTTAATATTCTATTAAATATAGAAATTCCTAAAAAAATTGAAAATGGAAATATGATTTTTTTTGACGAATTAACTTCGCATTTAAAAAATATAGAAGAAAATAAAAAAGTAAAAATATATATTTCGGGAGTGCCAATTCATGCGTATTATAGTCAGAAATCGGCTCAAAAAGAAATAACCATAATATCTTTAATTTCTATTATTATTATATGTTTAATATTTTTATTTATATTTAAATCTATAAAGCCTTATATAATTTCTATGATTTCAATATCTTTATCCGTGTTAACTTCGTTCTTTTTGCTTTCTATATTATTCGATTCTATTCATATATTTACTTTCGTTTTTGGGACAAGTTTAATTGGAATATCGCTTGATTATTCGATTCATTTTATAACTGAATGGTATAATGAAAAAGATAAAAAAGAGGTTTTAAAAAAAATATTGCCGAGTATGAGTTTAAGTTTTATAACTACAATTGCAAGTTATTTTGCTTTATTTTTAACTTCGCTTTCTCTTTTGAAACAAACGGCTTTATTTTCAATATTCGGACTTACAAGTTCTTTTTTAACCGTAATAGCTTTGTATTCTTTTATTTTTAAAAACGATAATAGTATTTTAAGAGATGGTATTTTAAATAAAAGTAAAAATATATTGAAAGGTTATATTAACTTTTTTAATAAAAAATATTTAATATTTTTAACAATATTTGTTATTTTAATTTCAATTATAAGTATTCCAAAATTAAAAGTTAATTTTTCTTCAAACCAACTTTATAATCCTCCGAATTTTCTTATAAATAGCGAAACGGAAATTTATAAAAGATTAGATTATTCAATTTCTAAAAATATAATTATATCGAGAGGAGATACTTTAGAAGATGCTTTAGAAAACGAAGAATTATTAGAAAATTATTTTACTAATTATACGGCTATATCCAAAGTTTTTTATTCTAAAAATAGGCAGAAAGAAAATATAAAACTTGTCGAAAATAATTTGATGCCTTTGTTAAAAAAACAGATTGAAGATTTAGGTCTTGATAACGAAACTTATAATAAAATAAAATCGAAATTTGAAAATAATAAAAACAAAATTCTAAATATTGGAGATTTAATTGAAAATATGAGCGAATTGAAAAAACTTATTCTAAAAAATAACGATAAATATTTTATAATTTCCACAACGGACGAAATCGAAACGAAAATTATAGAAAACGAAAACATAAAAATTTTTAATATAAATGCAGAAATAAACGAGGCTTTGGATAAAACCGCAAGAACGGCTATAAAAACCGCGCTAATCGCTTATGTGATAATATTTTTCTTTATGATAATTTTCTTGAGTAAAAAACATGCGGTTGCGATAATGATAATTCAAATAATTTCAATTTTCGTAAATTTAAGCGTCCATTCGATATTTAATTTAAGCGTAAATATATTTTCCGTATTCGCACTTATACTTTCGATTGGAATATCTATTGATTATTGCATTTTCTTTTCAAAAAGCAAAGCAAAAAAAGAAGTTACATTTCTTGCGATATTTTTATCTATGATTACGACAGCTTTATCTTTCGGAACTTTATCTTTCAGCGGATTTATTCCCGTTAAATCTTTCGGATTATTTTTATTTATTGGAATATTGGTTTCGTTTTTATTATCGCCCGTTCTTTTAAAAATTAACGATATAATTGATTAA
- a CDS encoding LolA family protein, whose amino-acid sequence MRKIFILIYFLSSILLTAQIKSEYKNAKLLKGNYKQIVYFNRNNKFFVSSGDFFIANGYGICWITKKPKESITVMEEKNIAQILPNGDKKIISDSSNAIFSQIANIIKSIFTYDEISLKDYFIESEDENKNIIYTPKNDDLKKILNKIEIEISKEGYIERIKIFNKKGHIEYIMKNLQIENEIGDNEKKYFE is encoded by the coding sequence ATGAGAAAAATTTTTATTTTAATATATTTTTTATCGTCAATATTATTAACGGCGCAAATTAAAAGCGAATATAAAAACGCTAAACTATTAAAAGGAAATTATAAACAAATAGTATATTTTAATCGTAATAATAAATTTTTTGTCTCTTCGGGAGATTTTTTTATAGCGAACGGATATGGAATTTGTTGGATTACGAAAAAACCTAAAGAGTCGATAACCGTAATGGAAGAAAAAAATATAGCTCAAATACTTCCAAACGGAGATAAAAAAATAATATCGGATTCAAGCAACGCCATTTTTTCTCAAATTGCAAATATAATAAAATCAATTTTTACTTACGATGAAATCTCTCTTAAAGATTATTTTATTGAAAGCGAAGACGAAAACAAAAATATAATTTATACTCCGAAAAATGACGATTTGAAAAAAATATTGAATAAAATAGAAATTGAAATATCCAAAGAAGGCTATATTGAAAGAATAAAAATATTTAATAAAAAAGGACATATCGAATATATAATGAAAAATTTGCAAATAGAAAACGAGATAGGCGATAATGAAAAAAAATATTTTGAATAA
- a CDS encoding glycosyl transferase family 2, giving the protein MKHWSEGKEIGNNWKIFLSIAVYKIFGRSLMIIYLIFPVSFMYFIYCFISGRIKASRDFLKRISKYNKKVKSNIFHSYKHLLSFIISICEKYAAWNGDIPLKDLILQTKENYNKVIDLLKSKKGMIILFAHVGNIELLRALAVISEGNPIKNCKINIIIDFKLNKNINILMAFAKNNKNNFVNFIDASNIGADTIIAMESKLNNGEIIAIAGDRTSSKSDKFNLINFLGDEAPFPYGAFLIPVLLKYPTYYFFALREKDKIIPKRYDFYIYESKVLSDIQNKKLTKDNKNRISLELTKEFVKIIEEMVIKYPYQWYNMYYFWNKEN; this is encoded by the coding sequence ATGAAACATTGGAGCGAAGGAAAAGAAATAGGCAATAATTGGAAAATATTTTTGTCGATAGCCGTTTATAAAATATTCGGCAGAAGTTTAATGATAATTTATTTAATATTTCCCGTGAGTTTTATGTATTTTATTTACTGTTTTATTAGCGGAAGAATAAAAGCTTCGAGAGATTTTTTAAAAAGAATTTCAAAATATAATAAAAAAGTAAAATCTAATATTTTTCATTCTTATAAACATTTGCTTTCTTTTATAATTTCAATATGCGAAAAATACGCCGCTTGGAACGGAGATATTCCATTAAAAGATTTAATTTTACAAACAAAAGAAAATTATAATAAGGTTATAGATTTGCTTAAGTCTAAAAAAGGAATGATAATATTGTTCGCTCATGTTGGAAATATAGAACTTTTAAGAGCTTTAGCCGTCATAAGCGAAGGCAATCCGATAAAAAATTGCAAGATAAATATAATAATAGATTTTAAGCTAAATAAAAATATAAATATTTTAATGGCGTTTGCAAAAAATAATAAAAATAATTTTGTGAATTTTATAGACGCTTCCAATATTGGAGCGGATACTATAATAGCGATGGAATCGAAATTAAATAACGGAGAGATAATAGCGATAGCGGGAGACAGAACTTCAAGCAAGAGCGACAAATTTAATTTGATTAATTTTTTGGGAGATGAAGCTCCTTTTCCTTATGGCGCTTTTTTGATTCCCGTTTTGCTTAAGTATCCGACTTATTATTTTTTCGCTTTAAGAGAAAAAGATAAAATTATTCCGAAAAGATACGATTTTTATATTTATGAATCTAAAGTTTTGTCTGATATTCAAAATAAAAAATTAACGAAAGATAATAAAAATAGAATATCTCTTGAACTTACAAAAGAATTTGTTAAAATAATCGAGGAAATGGTTATAAAATATCCTTATCAATGGTATAATATGTATTATTTTTGGAATAAAGAAAATTAG
- a CDS encoding 3-hydroxyacyl-ACP dehydratase, which produces MNSKNYNLKHKKDNIFIAEVFISKDSPFFDGHFENFKLFPAIAQIKIAVDMAKEIFNIDFKVNKLSKVKFTNMIYPNTKVDIEGHYLNDSLTFKIYDNDKKYSEGRANITLL; this is translated from the coding sequence ATGAATTCTAAAAATTATAATTTGAAACATAAAAAAGATAATATATTTATAGCGGAAGTTTTTATATCTAAAGATTCGCCTTTCTTTGACGGACATTTTGAAAATTTTAAACTGTTTCCCGCAATAGCTCAAATTAAAATAGCAGTCGATATGGCAAAAGAAATTTTTAATATAGATTTTAAGGTTAATAAATTATCGAAAGTTAAATTTACGAATATGATATATCCGAATACAAAAGTCGATATAGAAGGGCATTATTTAAACGATTCTTTAACTTTTAAAATATACGATAACGATAAAAAATACTCCGAAGGCAGAGCGAATATTACATTATTATGA
- a CDS encoding AMP-binding protein — protein sequence MRKLSETNFYSLKDSEEIFLINKENKYNISYKNFIIDIAKCLEYISKLEKDTITIFIDNAYYFIVVLSSALLLKKKVNALNNNSPKYVESIINDSMIYISDDEKSNISLKDIFEKEHDEKWIEFLKSNKIDENMNINFYTSGFTGFPKLIEKTLKQFEAEALKIIGEFGENLKDSIFAYSVPHYHSYGFVFDFLVPYILELKFLDNRINYLETLNNFEEYKEITFITNPAFLKRIDKSSLKIKSKWYVFSSTGALDKETSDLCIETFNTDAIEIYGSTEGGGMAYRKKSEKDLWTRLKIVKLKVNENGSLFCSSGYTGEGFWVHVGDVVDMKNENEFELLGREDSIVKIEGKRISVQQIDRQILQDKNFIDSYTIYCKSDKREYAASFIVLKDANANKDNMRKYIKDYLKGYFEKIVIPKKIYFIERIPRNELGKIERKKLDEIMEGFEEANEF from the coding sequence ATGAGAAAATTAAGCGAAACAAATTTTTATTCGTTGAAAGATTCCGAAGAGATTTTTTTAATTAATAAGGAAAATAAATATAATATAAGTTATAAAAATTTTATAATCGATATCGCAAAATGTTTGGAGTATATTTCTAAATTAGAAAAAGATACGATTACAATTTTTATAGATAACGCTTATTATTTTATAGTAGTTTTGTCTTCGGCGCTTTTGCTAAAAAAGAAAGTCAATGCGCTTAATAACAATAGTCCGAAATATGTCGAAAGCATAATAAACGATTCTATGATTTATATATCTGACGATGAAAAATCAAATATTTCATTAAAAGATATATTTGAAAAAGAGCATGATGAAAAATGGATTGAATTTTTGAAGTCGAATAAAATAGACGAAAATATGAATATAAATTTTTATACTTCGGGATTTACGGGATTTCCTAAACTCATTGAAAAAACATTAAAACAATTTGAAGCGGAAGCTTTGAAAATAATAGGGGAGTTTGGAGAAAATTTAAAAGATTCTATTTTTGCTTATAGCGTTCCACATTATCATAGCTACGGTTTCGTTTTTGATTTTTTAGTTCCTTATATTTTAGAATTAAAATTTTTGGACAATAGAATAAATTATTTGGAAACTTTAAATAATTTTGAAGAATATAAAGAGATTACTTTTATAACGAATCCAGCATTTTTAAAAAGAATAGACAAATCTTCGTTAAAAATAAAATCAAAATGGTATGTATTTTCTTCTACGGGAGCTTTAGATAAAGAGACAAGCGATTTATGTATAGAAACTTTTAATACTGACGCTATAGAAATTTACGGAAGCACCGAAGGAGGCGGAATGGCTTACAGAAAGAAAAGCGAAAAAGATTTATGGACGAGATTAAAAATCGTTAAACTTAAAGTTAATGAAAACGGAAGTTTATTCTGCTCTTCGGGTTATACGGGAGAAGGATTTTGGGTGCATGTCGGCGATGTGGTTGACATGAAAAACGAAAACGAATTTGAGCTTTTGGGAAGAGAAGATTCTATAGTTAAAATTGAAGGAAAGAGAATAAGCGTTCAACAAATAGATAGACAAATACTTCAAGATAAAAATTTTATAGACAGTTATACTATATATTGCAAATCGGACAAAAGAGAATATGCGGCTTCTTTTATAGTTCTTAAAGATGCAAACGCCAATAAAGATAATATGAGAAAATATATTAAAGATTATTTGAAAGGTTATTTTGAGAAAATTGTAATTCCTAAAAAGATTTATTTTATAGAAAGAATACCAAGAAACGAATTAGGTAAAATAGAGAGAAAAAAGCTTGATGAAATTATGGAAGGTTTTGAAGAGGCAAATGAATTCTAA
- a CDS encoding phosphopantetheine-binding protein — MENLENEIKKIIIEVANLEGMTIDDIDNDTPLFGEELGLDSIDALEIGVAVRKHFGITFSDIEENNKKHFYSVNALAKYIRENSKKED; from the coding sequence ATGGAAAATCTTGAAAACGAAATTAAGAAAATAATTATTGAGGTTGCGAATCTTGAAGGAATGACTATAGACGATATTGACAACGATACGCCTTTATTTGGAGAAGAGCTTGGATTAGATTCTATAGACGCTTTGGAGATTGGAGTCGCCGTTAGAAAACATTTTGGAATAACTTTTTCCGATATTGAAGAAAATAATAAAAAGCATTTCTACTCTGTAAACGCTTTGGCAAAATATATAAGAGAGAATTCTAAAAAAGAAGATTAA
- a CDS encoding beta-ketoacyl synthase chain length factor, whose product MSNLNFKVLDWDFFSPNMNKEYILNKLNENINITYGDAIPDLDFISIAQRRRFSQITKYVFESVKNLIKENEQIPIFFVSKYGEINRQYNMSKKIVTEHETSPAVFSYSVFNTAIAQLTIFYKNNARAIAITCYDNFLDTILLQAIAFLKNSNSNKALLIIADEKLPESYEEISKDKNYSFAFSFIISADKNESDINIKIIDGEEKKDENSIIDFIKFISLKDKTNLKLGKIELNKIK is encoded by the coding sequence ATGTCAAATTTAAATTTTAAAGTTTTGGATTGGGATTTCTTTTCTCCAAATATGAATAAAGAATATATATTAAACAAATTAAACGAAAATATTAATATAACTTACGGAGATGCGATTCCCGATTTGGATTTTATATCAATAGCGCAGCGAAGAAGATTCAGCCAAATAACTAAATATGTTTTTGAATCGGTTAAAAATCTTATAAAAGAAAACGAACAAATTCCAATTTTCTTTGTTTCGAAATATGGCGAGATAAATCGACAATATAATATGTCTAAAAAAATAGTAACCGAGCATGAAACTTCGCCTGCGGTATTTAGTTATTCGGTTTTTAATACGGCTATAGCGCAACTTACGATATTTTATAAAAATAACGCGAGAGCTATCGCTATAACATGCTACGATAATTTTTTAGATACGATTCTTTTGCAGGCTATAGCTTTTCTAAAAAATTCAAATTCTAATAAAGCGCTTCTAATTATAGCGGATGAAAAACTTCCCGAAAGTTATGAAGAAATATCGAAAGATAAAAATTATTCTTTTGCATTTTCTTTTATTATATCGGCTGATAAAAACGAAAGCGATATAAATATTAAAATAATAGACGGCGAAGAGAAGAAAGACGAAAATTCTATAATTGATTTTATAAAATTTATTTCTTTAAAAGATAAAACTAATTTAAAATTGGGAAAAATAGAATTAAATAAAATTAAATAA
- a CDS encoding beta-ketoacyl synthase N-terminal-like domain-containing protein, whose protein sequence is MNNLLLDFGVINSISKNKEELYNNYFLNIPNGLKENLEYNKKFYLGKIENNFFDFELENPYNNKINKMALHSVNQLKPIIDEAKKIYGKNRIGVIVGTCENGSDETKDFILNGSVIEEKRILIMQSLNICCDFIKKYFDVNGISFTISTACTSSANAIISADELIKSDIIDVAIVGGADVVTDTVVYGFDSLDIVDYNKINSFSKNRKGINLGEGAAFFILAKENFIDSKDAVILKGYESNSDSHHITSPDTEAKSTSKCINNALKKSNLKIDDIDYINLHGTGTILNDIMESETINKVGAENIYCSSSKTAFGHTIGAAGSMELGVCYLALSGVNKDKIIPRHFYDGEYDNNLKKINLATEKIYAEKLNNCMSVSFGFGGSNTCLIIGK, encoded by the coding sequence ATGAATAATCTTTTACTCGATTTTGGCGTTATAAATTCAATTTCCAAAAATAAAGAAGAATTATATAATAATTACTTTCTAAATATTCCAAACGGATTAAAAGAAAATTTGGAATATAATAAAAAATTTTATCTTGGAAAAATTGAAAATAATTTTTTTGATTTTGAATTAGAAAATCCTTATAATAATAAAATAAATAAAATGGCTTTGCATTCGGTTAATCAATTAAAACCTATTATAGACGAAGCCAAAAAAATATACGGAAAAAACAGAATCGGAGTAATTGTCGGAACTTGCGAAAACGGAAGCGATGAAACGAAAGATTTTATATTAAATGGTTCGGTAATAGAAGAAAAAAGAATTTTAATAATGCAAAGTTTAAATATATGTTGCGATTTTATTAAAAAATATTTTGATGTTAACGGAATTTCTTTTACAATATCTACAGCTTGCACTTCTAGTGCTAACGCTATAATATCGGCTGACGAACTTATAAAAAGCGATATAATCGATGTAGCCATAGTCGGCGGAGCGGATGTAGTAACCGATACTGTGGTTTACGGTTTCGATTCTTTAGATATAGTCGATTATAATAAAATTAACTCTTTTTCAAAAAATAGAAAAGGAATAAATTTGGGAGAAGGAGCGGCTTTTTTTATTTTGGCTAAAGAAAATTTTATCGATAGTAAAGACGCCGTTATATTAAAAGGTTATGAAAGCAATTCGGATTCTCATCATATTACGAGTCCAGACACGGAAGCAAAATCTACTTCAAAATGCATAAACAACGCTTTGAAAAAATCAAATCTAAAAATAGACGATATAGATTATATAAATCTGCATGGAACGGGAACAATTTTAAACGATATAATGGAAAGCGAAACTATTAATAAAGTCGGCGCTGAAAATATTTATTGCAGTTCAAGTAAAACCGCATTCGGACATACGATTGGAGCGGCGGGTTCAATGGAGCTTGGGGTTTGTTATTTGGCTTTATCTGGCGTTAATAAAGATAAAATAATTCCAAGACATTTTTATGACGGAGAATACGATAATAATTTGAAAAAAATAAATTTAGCCACAGAAAAAATATACGCAGAAAAATTAAATAATTGTATGAGCGTTTCTTTCGGATTCGGCGGAAGCAATACTTGTTTGATAATAGGAAAATAA
- a CDS encoding chromate transporter: MVMETEKSENKKASFLTMFISFFYIGLVTIGGGLAMLPIMEEEFVNKRKFLTKSEIIDVFALAQSIPGVIAVNTSLITGFKIAGILGGIMAGIGVMMPSFIIILIIAPIFERFQNLEYVNKAFLGIKGAIAGLILLSAYGMGKEILKNKFTAILFIFSFILVVFLKFNVIYTLLLSGLIGWIYYLINKNIKNKKDL, encoded by the coding sequence ATGGTTATGGAAACGGAAAAAAGCGAAAATAAGAAAGCGTCTTTTTTAACTATGTTTATATCTTTCTTTTATATAGGATTGGTCACGATAGGCGGAGGTTTAGCTATGCTTCCGATAATGGAAGAAGAATTTGTAAATAAAAGAAAATTTTTAACTAAATCGGAAATAATCGATGTTTTTGCATTAGCTCAAAGTATTCCTGGAGTTATCGCTGTTAATACTTCTTTAATAACGGGATTTAAAATTGCAGGAATATTGGGAGGAATTATGGCGGGAATTGGAGTAATGATGCCTTCGTTTATAATAATACTTATAATAGCGCCGATATTTGAAAGATTTCAGAATTTAGAATATGTCAATAAAGCTTTTTTGGGAATTAAAGGAGCGATAGCGGGATTAATATTACTTTCGGCTTACGGAATGGGAAAGGAAATTTTAAAAAATAAATTTACCGCTATACTTTTTATATTTAGTTTTATTCTTGTAGTATTTTTGAAATTTAATGTTATTTATACGCTTTTACTTTCGGGTTTAATCGGTTGGATTTATTATTTAATAAATAAAAATATAAAAAATAAAAAGGATTTATAA
- a CDS encoding chromate transporter: MIYFRLFYVFAKLGLFTYGGGYAIIALLLGILENYGWISASEFSKLVAISQITPGPIAINSATFVGYRVAGILGSFFATLGIFVPAFFITMIVSNFFYKIKDNEQFNAIMNALRVCAVALIASAVITFSKDAFFVKLTETSILRNIDFIQNIFKYISPIGIFIFALSIFLKIKKVPVIAIILISAVLGIVLY; encoded by the coding sequence ATGATTTATTTCAGATTATTTTATGTATTCGCAAAATTGGGACTTTTCACTTACGGCGGAGGCTACGCTATAATTGCGCTTTTATTAGGAATATTGGAAAATTACGGTTGGATAAGCGCATCGGAATTTTCAAAATTAGTGGCAATCTCTCAAATAACTCCAGGTCCGATAGCGATTAATTCGGCGACTTTCGTGGGTTATAGAGTGGCGGGAATTTTAGGCTCTTTCTTTGCGACATTAGGAATATTTGTCCCTGCATTTTTTATAACTATGATAGTATCTAATTTTTTTTACAAAATAAAAGACAATGAACAATTTAACGCAATAATGAACGCTTTGAGAGTTTGCGCGGTCGCTTTGATAGCTTCTGCCGTAATCACATTTTCAAAAGACGCTTTTTTTGTAAAACTCACGGAAACCTCGATATTAAGAAATATAGATTTTATTCAAAATATTTTTAAGTATATAAGCCCGATTGGAATTTTTATTTTCGCTTTGTCGATATTTTTGAAAATTAAAAAAGTTCCCGTAATAGCGATAATATTAATTTCCGCTGTTTTGGGGATTGTTTTATACTGA
- a CDS encoding alginate O-acetyltransferase AlgX-related protein: protein MRKIIYLGLSFLLLATLITLHILGSKERVGYLSDFGMIERSKSNYIYNFRIGYYDKVFRNSDIYGVYLITNSLPEYIKEIKMKELGSPFGIIISDKIIKEEKIDNIKYILRLKNSLIIFVVIIVDFIILFDFIKFELLQLFIKLKNMYILISILFLCFLIMPNIIYRIFYKNFDHINYENRTLASKPILVLTNINEYPKKYEEYFNDYLPFRNELVKLKNLNDIFVFKNIISDRVLLGKAKWLFLKNVNSIGKYMGIERYYFTKEELEIAKNNLIHFRDELKKKNIDFILMVCPNKRFIYSEYMPDYIKRKSTKNDTDIFVEYMKKDIKVVYPKEELLKYKDKYQLYYKYDYHWNNLGAYIGYSELMKSLNIYVDNIDNVNIKSLNGNERYNFDIYNYNDIAYSLSLSGLKYYNDDKTYIISNYIIKNYETNYYISETNFSYNSKSCKNENNIMIIRDSYAMNMYDYIAMEFKQSEFIHIDTFKNENITEYNPDIVVFQLVEWDLKGRILNVMPNYKIEGINED from the coding sequence ATGAGAAAAATAATTTATTTAGGTTTATCATTTTTATTATTAGCGACTTTAATTACTCTTCATATATTAGGAAGCAAGGAGCGAGTAGGGTATTTAAGCGATTTTGGAATGATTGAAAGAAGCAAATCTAATTATATTTATAATTTTAGAATAGGATATTATGATAAAGTATTTAGAAATAGCGATATTTACGGAGTTTATTTAATTACAAATAGTTTGCCCGAATATATTAAAGAGATAAAAATGAAAGAATTGGGCAGTCCTTTTGGAATAATAATTTCGGATAAAATAATTAAAGAAGAAAAAATTGATAATATTAAATATATTTTGAGATTAAAAAATAGTTTAATTATATTTGTTGTAATAATAGTAGATTTTATAATATTATTTGATTTTATAAAATTTGAATTATTACAATTATTTATTAAACTAAAAAATATGTATATTTTAATATCTATTTTATTTTTATGTTTCTTAATAATGCCAAATATTATTTATAGAATATTTTACAAAAATTTTGACCATATTAATTATGAGAATAGAACTTTAGCAAGCAAGCCGATTTTAGTTTTAACTAATATAAACGAATATCCTAAAAAGTATGAAGAATATTTTAACGATTATTTGCCGTTTAGAAACGAATTAGTTAAACTTAAAAATTTAAATGATATATTTGTATTTAAGAATATTATATCGGATAGAGTTTTATTAGGCAAAGCTAAATGGTTATTTCTTAAAAATGTAAATTCAATTGGAAAATATATGGGAATAGAAAGATATTATTTTACGAAAGAAGAATTAGAAATAGCAAAGAATAATTTAATTCATTTTAGGGACGAACTTAAAAAGAAAAATATTGATTTTATATTAATGGTATGTCCCAATAAACGATTTATATACTCTGAATATATGCCCGACTATATTAAAAGAAAATCTACAAAAAATGATACTGATATATTTGTAGAATATATGAAAAAAGATATAAAAGTAGTTTATCCTAAAGAGGAATTATTGAAGTATAAAGATAAATATCAATTATATTATAAATATGATTATCATTGGAATAATCTTGGAGCATATATTGGCTATAGTGAATTAATGAAATCACTAAATATTTATGTTGATAATATTGATAATGTTAATATAAAAAGTTTGAATGGTAATGAAAGATATAATTTTGATATATATAATTATAACGATATAGCTTATTCGTTGTCTCTAAGCGGATTAAAATATTATAACGATGATAAAACTTATATTATATCAAATTATATTATAAAAAATTATGAAACAAATTATTATATTTCAGAAACTAATTTTTCTTATAATTCAAAGTCATGTAAGAATGAAAATAATATTATGATAATAAGAGATTCATATGCAATGAATATGTATGATTATATAGCTATGGAATTCAAGCAAAGCGAATTTATTCATATAGACACTTTCAAAAATGAAAATATAACGGAATATAACCCAGATATAGTAGTTTTTCAATTAGTTGAATGGGATTTGAAAGGAAGAATTTTAAATGTTATGCCGAATTATAAGATTGAGGGGATTAATGAAGATTAA